GGATCAGCCCCCAGCTAAACGGCATAACTGGCCCTGCACTTGCTTGCAACAATGCCTGTAGCGTGGCCTATGGTCGGTCTGCGTTACCAGCTCTGCTATTTTCATCGTGCCCCCGGCGACAATTTCCGCGTGCATCCCGGGGTGAGTAGCCAAGTGGATATCGATGCCACCCTTTGTTGAACGCGCTGCGTCCCTGGTGCGATCCGACCTGCTGACCACGTGGCAGTCCCTGTCATCGAAGGGGGCCGCGCGCGCGATGGCTGTGGTCGCGGGGGGTGTTTTCGGGGCGCGTGTGCTGACGGCGCTGGGCTATCTGGTCATTGCCTGGTTCTACAGCGCTGAAGTGTTCGGCCTGTTCTCCGTCTATATTGCGCTCAGCCTGGTACTGCAGCTGGTCATCACCGCGGGCTATAGCGGTGCGATCGTGGTGGAGAAGGAAGACCGCTGCGCGGCTCTCGTGACCGGCGTCAGCCTTGCGGCGGCCGCGGTCATTCTGTCTCTGGTGACGGCTGCTGTGCTGCTGGTGCCGGAGGCAATTGCGCGGCTGGTGGGCGTTCCGGCCCTGGCGGAGCTCTTGTGGGTGCTGCCTATCGGCGTTGCGGCGCGCATGCTGCAAACCCTCTTTACCCAATGGTCCATCCGGTCCGGGCGCTTCGGCGACCAGGCACTGACCCATATCGCTTTTGCCGGCGTGCAGACGGGCGGGCAGGCCGTCATGGCCGTGGCGGGGATGGGCACGGCCTTTGCGCTGGTAATGATCGACCTTGCCGCCGTTGTGGTGTCCGTTGCCGTGCTGGCCTGGCACGAGCTGCGGCCGCTTGTTCGCGTCATTCGTGCCCATGTGACGGGCAGTGGGCTGTGGGAAGCGGCGGTTCAATGGCGGGACATGCCGCGCTTTGCACTCCTTACCAACCTGATCACCGGTGCCTGGCAGCAAGGGCCTGTGCTGGTTGCGGCGGCCGCCCTCGGGGGCGGAGCCGTGCTTGGGCAGGTGGCGCTGGCGTTGCGGGCGCTTGAGCTTGTGCTCCAGGTGGTGAATGCGTCCCTCAGCAACGTTGCGATGCGGCATATGGCGCAAGCACGGGGTGGTGAGCGCTATCAGCAGTTCAAGCGGTTTGCCCGGCAGCTGTTCCTGGCAGGCCTTGGCGTTTATCTCGTCTCGGCTGCCGTCCTCTTTGTGGGTGTGCCCTTTGTGCTCAAGCCTGGCTGGGCAGATGTGCCGGTGCTGTTCGGCCTGCTGGTGCCCGCCTATGTGCTGAACGTCACCGTGGTGCCTGTTTGGTTCGTCTACACGCTGGCGCGGCGGCTGGGGCGCGGGCTTCTTCTGCGGCTGGCCTATCTCGCCGTATTGGCACTTGCCTGGCTATATGCCGTGGCGACGCAGGACCTTTACGGTGCCCTGATCTGCTTCAGCCTGTGCGGGGCTGCGGTGGGGGCCATGGTGCTGGTGGATATGCGTGGAATTCTGCGGGCGGGGATCGATCCTGCTGAGGAGCAGGAGGCGCGGGACGCCTTGGCAAAACCCGTCACGGCAGGCGATTAGACGGTGCAAACTCTCCCTTTGCGTTGGCGGCAAAGGTCGTGTATACCCTCGCGACTTGAATTCGGCCCGGTGCCCCGAAAGGCAGTCCGGGCCGCTCGATTTTGGCTATATGGCGCGAAGCCGAGGGCACGGGAACCCGGGCCGGCTGGCGCGACACAAAGGTGAAAACCCATGGCGGTCCCCAGAAGTAAAGTTACCAAGATGAAGCGCGGCCAGCGCCGCAGCCATCACGCGCTGAGCCAGCCGGCTTACGTGGAAAACGCGGATTCCGGCGAACTGCACCGTCCGCACCACATCGACCTGAAGAGCGGCATGTATCGCGGCCGCCAGGTGCTGGAGCCGAAGGACGACGCCTGAGGCGTTTTCCCGGGCATCAGCCCGCAGGATATGAATCAAGGGGCCTTTGGGCCCCTTTTTTCGTGGAATTTCCGGGGGAAAGGCGTCTGGTTATGCCGGGCGTCCAGGTGAGGCATCGGCGTCACGGCTGTGCCTCAATTTGCCGGTAACCATTATGGCAGCGCGCGGGTTTGCCGGGTTTCGTGGTAGGAAATCCACGGGGCTTTGACAGTTCGGCGGGGCAACCGGGTCACAGGGGATGTGATGCGGGGCCGTCGCCGTCATGAGATTTCGGGGGATTTCCCAATGATTGCCATCATTCCGCTGCTGATCATCCTGCTGATCGCCTACAACATCGTCGTGTTCATCACCGGGCCGGACCTGGCGGCAACGCTGTTTTCCGTCGACATGGTGTCGGGCGCTGTGTGGAGCTTCTCGGTCGCTGACCTGTTCCTGGTCACCGGGCTGATCCTGCTCTTCATTGAAATCGTGAAGGCGACGAGCACCGCACAGACTTCGATTATCAATCATGGCCTGTCGATGCTGGTGTTCGTGCTCTGCATTGTTGAATTCATCATCGTGCCGGAGGCCGCCAGCTCGACGTTCTTCTTCATCACCATGCTGGCGCTGCTCGATGTGGTGGCCGGTTTCTCGGTGACGATCACGACCGCGCGCCGCGACTTCGCCGTCGGCGAGTAGGCGCGCGCCAGAAACGACCTAGCAAATCAGGCTCGCCCAGGCGTCATCCAGCGCCTGGGCGAGCTTTTTTGTGGCGTCGGTGGTCTGGCGGCGTGTGCCATCCAGTTCCGTCACCGGGCAGATACCCCACAGGCTGTTGGTAAGGAAGATGTCATCGGCCGACCGAAGTGCCTCGATGCTCAGGGGCGCTTCATCCACTGTCAGGCCATGATCCGGGGCGAGGGTCAGCACGTCGGCGCGGGTGATGCCGGCCCGGATGGCGCCATCGTCGGGCGGGGTGAGCAGGCGTTTGCCGGACATAACAAAAACGTTGCCGATGGTTGCGCAGGCGATGCCGCCCTGTTCGGTCAGCATCAGGGCTTCGTCGGCTCCGGCAGTATCCGCCTCGCGCCTGGCGATCACATGATCTGTGTAGTTGAGGGTCTTGAGTGCGCTGGCAGGGCTTGTTCGCACCTTGCGGACGCTGCTGGTCATGACGCTGAGCCCCTGTGGCGCGGGCGGAGCCTGTGTGGCTGTGATTATCAGTGTCGGTTGTGGCGTCGCCGGAAGCGCCAGACCGCGGCCGGCGGGCCCGCGGGTGAGCGTGATGCGGAGGCTGGCGCGGTCAGCATCATGCAGGCCGTTGGCGGCCAGGGTTTCAGAGGCGGCTGCGCGGAGACCGGTGGCGCTGAGGGGCAGGGGAATGCCCAGGATTGCGGCGCCTTCCGTCAGCCGAGTGATGTGGCGGTCGAGATTGATGATCATGCCATGGCGGGCCAGCAGGGTCTCAAAGAGGCCGTCCGCCAGCAGCAGGCCGCGATCCGCCGGGTCAATGCGGGCATCGGCTGCGGGGATGAGGTCGCCATTGAGCCAGGTAATGGCGTTTCCGGTCATGCCGCGGCGCCCTTCCGGCCGGCCTGATGCCGGGCTGAGAGGGTGAGGAAGTTCTCCAGCAGGGCGTGGCCATGGTCGGTGAGCACGCTTTCAGGATGGAACTGCACGCCATAGGCAGGCGCCTCGCGGTGTTCGATGGCCATGATGGTTGCCGGGTCATTGGCCAGCTGCGCTGTGGCCGCAAGGGGCCGTGGCAGCGTGCCGCCGGCGATGAGGGAGTGATAACGGCCAACAGTCAGCGGATCAGGCAGGCTTTTGAAAAGACCTGTGCCCGCATGAGTGATGGGGGAGGCCTGGCCGTGGACCGGGCGCGCGGCACGGGAAATGGTGCCACCACAGGCGGTGACCAGGCATTGGTGGCCGAGGCAAACACCCAGGAAGGGTGTCCGGGTACGGATGGCTTCAGCCGCGAGTGCGGTGGAGATGCCGGCTTCAGCAGGTGTACAGGGGCCGGGCGACACGACTATAGCATCGGCGCCCATGGCCATGGCATCGCTGACCGTCAGGACGTCATTTCGGTAGATGGTGACGTCCTGGTCCAGCTCCCGGAAATAGCGGGCAAGGTTGTGGACGAAGCTGTCGTAATTATCGATGATGAGGATCATGCGCTCTCCCCTGTGAGGGCTCGGCGCATGGCGCTGGCCTTGGTCAGGGTCTCGTCATATTCCGCCTGCGGATCGCTATCCGCCACGATGCCGCCGCCTGCATGATAGGTGATGGTTTCTCCCGATACCGTCAGGGTGCGGATGGGGATCGACATGTCCATGGCACCTGAGAGGCCGATGAATCCCAAGGCGCCGCAATAGGCACCGCGCGGATGCGGTTCCAGCTCGCGGATGATTTCCATTGCCCGCACTTTGGGCGCGCCTGTGATTGAGCCGCCGGGGAAGCACGCCGCCAGGCATTCGAGGGCCGACCGATCGCGGGCAAGCGTGCCGGTAACGGTGGACACCAGGTGGTGGACGTTCCCGAAACTGTGCAGCTCGCACAGGGCTTCGACCTTGACTGAGTGATCCTGCGCCACGCGGGAGATGTCGTTGCGCAGAAGGTCGACAATCATCACGTTCTCGGCGCGGTCCTTGGGGCTGTCTGAAAGCTCCCGGGCAAGGCGCGTGTCCTCGTCCGGTGTCGCGCCGCGCGGGCGGGTCCCCTTGATGGGTTCGGTGCGGATGTGGCCGTCAGCCGACACGGAGAGGAAGCGCTCGGGCGAAGATGACACGAGTTGTCTGTCCGGCAGGGTGAGGAAGGCAGCGAAAGGCGCAGGGGTGCGGTCCGCCAGGCGCTGATAGATGTCGAAGGCGGTCAGTCCCCGTGGCAGCGTTGTGTCGAACCGCTGGGTGAGATTGGCCTGGAAGATGTCGCCTGCATGGATCAGCTCGATAACGCGGGCAACTGCAGCGCGATAATCGTCCGGGCTGACGGTGGCGGATGGTGCGGGGCAGGCGATGGTTGACGGTGCCGTCGCCGGGCGGGCTGTCTCGATCAGGGTCCGGAGGCGGGTGCGCTTTGCCCGGGTCTTGTCGGTATCCCAAGGCGACACAATGACGGCGTGGTCAGCGCCTTGTGGGAATGCCGCAACGGCATCATAGAAGCCGACAGTGAGGACTGGAGTGTGGGCTGGCAGGTCGCCGCGCCCGGGCAGGCGCTCGAGATCATAGGCCAATTCATAAGCGAACATGCCCGCCGCCCCGCCGGTGAAGGGCAACGCAGTGTCCGTGGTCTGGTATCCGCCATGGCGGGTGGCCCAGGCGTCCAAGGCGTGCTGCAACCGTGCAAAGGAAGATCCAGCGCGAGCAGGGTCCAGGTCACCCAGTGTAATCGTGAGCGTCTCGTCCGGATCGAGCAGAAGATAGGCGGTGCCGCAGCCCGCCTGCCAATCCAGGAGTTGAGCAAAGACCTCTGACGCGACCGGGGCAAACACATCAACGGGACGGATGTCCTGGCCGAGTGGCACCTGCACAGGAGATGGCGCGCCGGCGACGCTGCGTTGTTTCCGCGGCCCGGCGGCGGATGCCGTCGGGGCTGGCTGGCTGACAGAGCTGGCGGTTGTGGCTGACAGGGCTCGGCTTCCTTGTTCCCGCCTTGCCTTTGGCGGGCGCAGTTGCTTTGGTGCTGGCGACAGTAGCGCATTTAAGCCGTGTGCGGCGTGAGGCCAAGAGAGACCTGCCATGCAGGCGGCTTGACGCGCACCGGGGACAAGGGAGGGCTGGGCCAATGACCAATACGTTCCGCGACAAGATGATGGACGGCAAGGTGGCGTTTTTTGCAGGCGCGTCCTCGGGTATCAATTTGGGTGTGGCCCAACGCTTTGCCCGTGAGGGTGCCAAAGTGGTGCTGATCTCGCGCAGCCATGACAAGATTCAGGAGGCTGTTAAGACGATCACTGATGAGGGCGGAGTGGCGTTCGGCATGGCCTGCGATGTGCGGGACTTCGAAAGTGTCGATCAGGCGCTGAAGAAGGCGCATGATGAGTATGGTCCGATTGATTTCGTGCTCTCCGGGGCAGCTGGCAATTTCGTGGCTCCGGCCCTGGGCATGTCGTCGAACGGCTTCAAGGTGGTGGTTGATATCGACCTGATCGGCACCTTCCACGTGTTCCGTGCTTGCTTTGCCTATCTCAATCGGCCTGGCGCATCGTTGGTAGCGATTACCGCGCCGCAGGCGGTGCAGCCGTCGATGTTCCAGGCTCATGTGTGCGCTGCCAAGGCGGGTATCAACCAACTGGTGAAATGCCTGGCGCTGGAATGGGGGCCGGGCGGCGTGCGCGTCAACGCAGTATCGCCGGGGCCGATTGCCGATACCGAAGGTATGCGCCGTCTGGCGCCGACGCCGGAAGTGGAAGAGATGATCAAGAGCACGATTGCGCTTCGGGACTACGGCTCCAAGGAAGACATTGCAGAAACCTGCCTGTGGCTCAGCAGCGAAGCGTCACGCTATGTGACCGGTACGATCATCGATTGCGATGGCGGCACGACGCTGGGGTCCGCGCAGGGGGATGCGATAGGCGAGCTCGGCGAGCAGGTGCCGTCGCTCGGCCGCTAGGGGTGCCGGCACATCAGAATGGCGCTCTTTTTTGATCAGAAATGGTTCACCGACCGGCTGAACGCGCTTGGCAAGACGCCGAACGGGTTGGCTGAGGCGATGGGCATTCCGCTTATTGATCTTGCCGCCGTCTGGAAAGATCAGCGGGAACTGTCCGTTGAGGAAGTCCGCGCAATGGCGGAGTTTCTTGATGCGCCGGTGCAGGATGTGGCGTCGCATGCGGGAATCTCAACGCCAATACCTGTTGATGAGGGCGCCGACGGGAACCCTGATACAGAACAACCAAATGCCGTGCTGGCGCGTTTTGATCGAATGGACGCGCGGCTGGAGCGGCTGGAGCGGATGATGGGCGATGTTCACGCCCTGTTGATGGAAGAGCGCCTTGCGCGGCTGGATGAAGCGGGGCTGGGTATCGCTTCGGGAAAGGACACCGAAACACAATGACTGGGATCAGCAGCGCCCTACCGGCGATCTTTGCGGGGTTTCTCCTTGGGGCGGCGATTTACGCAGTCACCCAGGGGCGGGCCTCTTCCGTCAACGGACGGATTTTCTGGATGGTGGCGTTTTTGTCATTCGTCGTGGCCGGTGGCTTTGCTGTCGCCCGCCTTTTCGTCGAAGGCGTGCAGCCGGTTTATGCATCGGTAATGGGGTTTGCCACATCTGTTGGCTTTGCGGCCGTACTGATCGGCGTTGTGTCCCATCTTGTGCGCATTGTGCCGGAGCGGTGGACGACGATCATTCTCGCCATTCCTGTCGTTGTTTATGTGGTGGCCGTGCTGACGGACCAGGTCTTCTATGTGGGGCTTGTCCAGGTCGTGCTGCTGATCGGCATGACGG
The sequence above is drawn from the Pyruvatibacter mobilis genome and encodes:
- a CDS encoding SDR family oxidoreductase, whose translation is MTNTFRDKMMDGKVAFFAGASSGINLGVAQRFAREGAKVVLISRSHDKIQEAVKTITDEGGVAFGMACDVRDFESVDQALKKAHDEYGPIDFVLSGAAGNFVAPALGMSSNGFKVVVDIDLIGTFHVFRACFAYLNRPGASLVAITAPQAVQPSMFQAHVCAAKAGINQLVKCLALEWGPGGVRVNAVSPGPIADTEGMRRLAPTPEVEEMIKSTIALRDYGSKEDIAETCLWLSSEASRYVTGTIIDCDGGTTLGSAQGDAIGELGEQVPSLGR
- a CDS encoding anthranilate synthase component II, whose translation is MILIIDNYDSFVHNLARYFRELDQDVTIYRNDVLTVSDAMAMGADAIVVSPGPCTPAEAGISTALAAEAIRTRTPFLGVCLGHQCLVTACGGTISRAARPVHGQASPITHAGTGLFKSLPDPLTVGRYHSLIAGGTLPRPLAATAQLANDPATIMAIEHREAPAYGVQFHPESVLTDHGHALLENFLTLSARHQAGRKGAAA
- the pabB gene encoding aminodeoxychorismate synthase component I, yielding MQVPLGQDIRPVDVFAPVASEVFAQLLDWQAGCGTAYLLLDPDETLTITLGDLDPARAGSSFARLQHALDAWATRHGGYQTTDTALPFTGGAAGMFAYELAYDLERLPGRGDLPAHTPVLTVGFYDAVAAFPQGADHAVIVSPWDTDKTRAKRTRLRTLIETARPATAPSTIACPAPSATVSPDDYRAAVARVIELIHAGDIFQANLTQRFDTTLPRGLTAFDIYQRLADRTPAPFAAFLTLPDRQLVSSSPERFLSVSADGHIRTEPIKGTRPRGATPDEDTRLARELSDSPKDRAENVMIVDLLRNDISRVAQDHSVKVEALCELHSFGNVHHLVSTVTGTLARDRSALECLAACFPGGSITGAPKVRAMEIIRELEPHPRGAYCGALGFIGLSGAMDMSIPIRTLTVSGETITYHAGGGIVADSDPQAEYDETLTKASAMRRALTGESA
- the rpmF gene encoding 50S ribosomal protein L32, with translation MAVPRSKVTKMKRGQRRSHHALSQPAYVENADSGELHRPHHIDLKSGMYRGRQVLEPKDDA
- a CDS encoding aminotransferase class IV is translated as MTGNAITWLNGDLIPAADARIDPADRGLLLADGLFETLLARHGMIINLDRHITRLTEGAAILGIPLPLSATGLRAAASETLAANGLHDADRASLRITLTRGPAGRGLALPATPQPTLIITATQAPPAPQGLSVMTSSVRKVRTSPASALKTLNYTDHVIARREADTAGADEALMLTEQGGIACATIGNVFVMSGKRLLTPPDDGAIRAGITRADVLTLAPDHGLTVDEAPLSIEALRSADDIFLTNSLWGICPVTELDGTRRQTTDATKKLAQALDDAWASLIC